CTGACTCCAGGCCGGACAATTCTCCGTCCACCCCACCTGCCGGTCCCGTTGCCCCACTGGTGCCGGGGGAAGGAAGGCTCTGGTTATCGCTGGCCGCGTTTTCTGGAGCCGACCGGCCCCCATCAGAACATGACACCACTGCACCCGACCCCATTAGCAGCGCAACGGCCATCAATGTGACCCGCTGATTCATCTTGGTTCTTACAGGCATGGTGCTACCGCACAATGCTTGGGTTGGCTGTGTATTCGATGAAATAGATCGGGACATTTCCGTGTCCCTCATGCCCCTGTTCCAACCACCAGGCCGCTGTCCCTTCGACCCGGACGAACGTTTCCCCGTCGCCGTGCTTGGGCTCCTCCTCCAGGAATGCCTCCCACTGTTCGTCGGTGGTATTGGCCTGGCTTCGTGAGATCTCCCGCGCCACCTCTTCGGAGACCCGATAATTCACCCACCATTCAGTGTCCAGCACTGTGTAGTAACCCTCATCGCGTTGGCTCCAGCTGGCATCACCGAAGCTGATGTCGGCATCGGCGATGCGGGGTTTGCCATCGTGGATCAGTGTTGATTCCCGGGCTGATCCGAAGAGGTTTCCCTCGCCCAGGACGCCCCACTGGTCCTGCCCTCCAAGTTCTCCGTTCAGCCACGACAGCGTCGTCGGAGAGGAGGAAAGCTTGCCTTCGGCCAGGGCAGCGGCCTTCCATGCATTGAAATCCTCCGCGCCGCCTTCCAGTGCTGCGGAGTCGAGCCAGTCATTAAAGAAGTATCTGGTGATCGTTGCCCGCTCTCTGATGGGGTGGTACGTCGAGAGCGGCATAGTTGGATCGTCCCGGTTGGGAATGTCAACAGAACCACTGCCCGCGGCTTCGAGGACGGAGTTGATGTAGTCGTCGCTGACGCGGATCGACGCGTACTTTCCAGTCGGCGTTTCGACTTCACCGTCGATTTCCAATTTCTCGGAATGGCTCGGACCAGAAACGGCCTCATATGCAGACTTCATCTCCGCACAGCCCGATAGTGCGAGGACAACTGCGGCACCTGCCAGCAGAGTCACGGATTTCTTCAATTGTTCCCCCCGGAATGTTTATTGCCGTTGATAAACGACGGTTCACTGTAACCGTCTCCCGAATACCGGGAACTGACCGGATTCGGCGTTTTGCCTGCCGTCCAAATCGTTATGCCGGAAGGGGTCAGCGGCGGGGTGCTGGCTGCGAAATCGTTGGCGGGGGCCGGCCGGAAGCGTGTAGAACTGAAAGAAAGCCGGCCGCTAAGACGGAGGAAAAGTGAACGGTTCCATTCAGCTTCCCGAAGGGCTGGCCGAGCGGCTCACCGGATTGGCCAGGACGTCGGCCGGGACGGTCGTCGTCGGCGTCGCCGGTGCCCCGGGAGCTGGAAAGACCACCCTGGCCGAAGCACTGGTCCGCGAGTTGAACGGCGGGGTTCCCGACGTCGAGCAGCACCGCTTTGCGCACGTGCCGATGGACGGGTTCCACCTTTCGGACCGGGAGCTGACCCGGCTTGGCCTGTTGAACCGCAAGGGCGCCCCGGAAACCTTCGACGCCTATGGCTATGCCGCACTTCTGGAACGGCTCCGCTCCCCGCGGACCGCGGTGGTCTACGCGCCAGGATTTGAGCGGACCCTGGAGCAGCCGCTGGCCGGAGACATTCCGGTGTTCCCGGCCGCGAAGGTGATCCTGACCGAGGGAAACTACCTGTTGCTGGACCGGCCGGAATGGCAGGAGGTCCGCTCCCGGTGCACCGAGGTCTGGTACTGCGAGCCCGACGAAGAGCTGCGCGTCCGGCGGCTGGTGGAACGGCACGTCCGGTTCGGGAAGTCCCCGGAGGAGGCCGCGGCATGGGTGCGGGACGTGGATGAGGGCAACGCGCGGCTGGTCCAGGAGACGAAGGCACGGGCAGACGTCGTCGTCCGCCCGGCGTGGCACTAGCCGCTCCGGACCGCTCCCGGACCCCCCCTGTCGCGGTCCAACGCCCGGCCCCGGGCTTTGGGCCGCAGTGCAGCCTCGCGTATAAAAGGACGCAGGCCACCCGCGCGAAAAGGCAGGACCCAATGATCAGGCCCTTCAGAAGGAGACACCGCATGGACGCACGCCAGACACTGCTGGAAGACGGAGCCTCGCTGGAGCAGGTGGGTACTGGCGCGGTCTGGGCCGAGGGTCCCATCTGGGTTCCGGAACGCAATGCCGTGCGCTACAGCGACGTACGCTCCAACCGGATCCTGGAATACAGCGAAACCACCGGCGAACTGAGCGTTTACGGCGAGGACATTGAGTTCACCAACGGCCGCGCCCTGGACCCGGACGGCTCCGTGGTCCAGTGCTCGCACGGGCGCCGGGCCATTGAACGCGACCGCAACGGCACCGTGGAAACCCTGGTGGACCGCTTTGGCACCGTCCGGTTCAACTCCCCGAACGACGTCGTCGTGAAGTCCGACGGCACCATCTGGTTCTCGGATCCCTCCTACGGGATCGATAACCCGGCCGAAGGCCACCCCGGTGAACTGGAATACGGCGACCGGTACGTGTTCCGCTTCGACCCCGCCAGCGGTGAGCTGACCGCGGTGATTACCGACATCATGGCCCCCAACGGGCTGGCGTTCTCCCCCGACGAGTCCGTCCTCTACGTCTCCGACACTGCCGAGGACGCCGTCTCCCCCTACGGCCCGGCGCAGTCCGCGGGCAACCCGATCCGCGCGTACGACGTCGTCGGCGGCCGGCAGGCGAAGAACGGCCGGGTCTTCGTGCGCGTTGCCCCCGGCGTACCCGACGGGTTCCGCGTGGATACGGACGGGAACATCTGGTCTTCCGGCGGCGACGGCGTACGCGTCTTCTCGCCGTCCGGTGAACTGCTTGAACACATTCCGGTGCCTGAAACCGTCAGCAACGTCTGCTTCGGCGGACAGGACGGCCGGACCCTGTATATGACGGCCACCTCCAGCCTGTACCGGATCCGCACCACGGCCAGCGACGCCGCGGCGGCCCTTCGGGCTAACCGGTAGCGGCGCGCGAACCGGTAAGGGACGACGGCGGTGCAGACTGGGCAGCCGTTCGCCCGCTTTAGACTGGGGATATGTCAGCGCCGCTAGGCAGTGCATTGGCGCAACGCGTCGTGGACCGCATCTCCCCCACGCTTCACCACAACGTCAACGTCATGGACGCAGCGGGACTCATCATCGCCTCGCGGGACGCCTCCCGCATCGGGACACTGCACGCGGGTGCCCGGGAGGCCGCAGCCACGGGGAAACCCGTCGTCATCCGGCCCTCCGCGGAACGCGACGGCATGCGGGCCGGTGTGAACTGTCCGATTGAACTCGACGGTGCCGTTGTTGGGGTGGTCGGCCTGACCGGCGCCCCCGACGTGGTGATGCCACTGGCGGACGTCGTGGTCCTGACCATCCGGCTGCTGCTCGAGCGCGACCGGGAGATGGACAGTACCGCGTTGCGTGAGGCGCGGGACAGGGAACTGCTCGCGCGCCTGGTCAACGGCGGCTCCCCGTCGGCCTCCCTGGAACAGGAGCTGGCGGCGGGTTCCCCAGCCCTGCCTGGACCGTGGCGACTGGCCGCCGTCCTGGACCGCACCGCCGCAGGTCCGCCCGCCCACCGGCTCCCTGTCCGTTCCGGCCCGGTCGGTGATCTGGTGTCCCGGTCGGGCCGCTACCGTTCGGCTTCGTTCCAGGGTGCCCTCTGGATTCTGCTGCCAGCCCACGACGCCGGAGCGCTCAGCACCGCGGCATCGGATAGCGGCTCGGTGCTGCTGCTGGGCGATGCCTGCACCGGGACGGAGTCGCTTCAATCGGCCGCGAGGTCCCTCGGCCTCCTGGTTGCCCGCCCGGAGATCCTTCCCACGGCATCCGCCGTCCTCCACCTTCGGGAGTTAAGCGCCGAACTTGCCGTGGCCTGCATGCCCCGTGAAACTGCCGGGCACCTGGCCTCCCGCATAGCTGACCTGACCGACACCCAGAGGACAACGCTGTCCGCTTTCCTGGACGCCGGCGGGTCCTTCTCCGAGGTTTCCCGCGTCCTCTACGCACACCGGAACACCGTCATCCAGAGACTCGACCGCATTGCGGAGGTGACGCAGCTGAACCCCCGGAACGCACATCAGGCGTTGACGCTGCGGCTAGGTCTGGTGGCTGCACGTCTATAACCCGTGCGTTATGACCACTAAACAGCTCTGAAAGAGAATACTTAATGGCCATTTTCACCATAGGACTGTGAGTATCAACACTCTAATGTTGACAGAGTGCCAAATTCCCGCCCACCCGTAATTGTCGTCGCGCCCGATTCGTTTAAGGGCAGCGTTTCCGCCGCCGGTGCCGCCGCAGCCATGGCCCGCGGCGCGCGATTGGTGTTCGGAGCGGCTGCCGAGATCGTTGAGCTGCCAATGGCCGACGGCGGCGAGGGGACACTCGACGCACTGCTGGCAACCTGGCACCGCCCGCCGTTGAGCACGGCGACTACCGACGCGCTGGGACGCCCGAAGGCGGCCCGCTACGGCAGCTCTGCAGACGGCCGAGTCGGCATCATCGAAGCCGCCGAGGGAAACGGTCTCCCTGGTGTTTCGGACGTTCCCCTGCAGCCGCTGCGGGCGGACAGCCACGGCGTAGGCACTATCGCCAAGCGGCTTCTGGATGACGGCGCCGAGGAGATCCTGCTGTGCATTGGCGGTTCGGCCAGCACAGACGGCGGAACCGGCCTGCTCACAGCCTTGGGGGCACGCTTTCTGGACGCAGCCGGCAATCCCGCAGCGCCAGGCGGCGGCGGGCTCACCAGTATCTGCTCCGTCGACAAGTCCGGCCTGCATCCGCGTGCGGCCACCGTGCAGTGGAGGATCGCCGTCGACGTGGACAATCCCCTGTGCGGGGAACGAGGAGCGGCGGCGGTTTTCGGGCCACAGAAGGGTGCAGGCCCGGCGGACATCGAGTTGCTTGACGCCGGTCTCGCCAACCTCGCCCGGGTCCTTGCCGACCTCGCTGCAGAAACCCGGCCACCGACGGAGGGCAAGTCCAGCCGTCAGGGCCCACCCTATCTCTCCACCCCCGGTTTCGGTGCTGCCGGCGGCCTGCCGTTGGCGCTGGTGGCCCTGCTCGGAGCAGAAACCGTTCCGGGAGCGCAACTGGTGGCAGACGCGGTCGGTCTCGACGCCGCCTTGGCGCGCGCCGACGTCGTCCTGACCGGTGAAGGCTGCCTGGATACACAGTCGCTGGGCGGCAAAGTGGTAGACGCCGTCCGCCGCCTCGCGCCGGCGTCCGCCCCCGTCCTTGTGGTCGCCGGAACCGTCCAGCTCAGCGCGGCGCAGTGCCGGGAGGCCGGCATCACCGCGGCAGTGTCCATCGCCCGGGGAGCCTCAACGCTCCCCGAACTTACGGCCGCTGCGGACACCCTCATTGAGGACGCCGCCGCCCACATGTGCTCCGTGCTTGCGTTCGACTCCGCCGCACCAAGGAGTTTGGGACTTCACGAAAAGTCGTGATTCCATGATTTGCCCCGTTGATGAACACCGAAGTTTTTCACTTTAAAGGAACCCCATGATTGATCTGCTGATATTGCTGCTGCTGGTGATCGGCATTGTCGCCGTCACCGCGAAGCTGAAAATCTCTCCATTCCTCGCCCTCCTCGCAGCCGCCTTCATCGGGGCATTGGCGTTTCGCCTGCCGGTCGAGGAAATCATCCCGACCATTACGACGGCGTTCGGCAACACCATGGGCAACATCGGCCTGGTGATCCTTTTCGGCACGATGATCGGCGTCATTCTTGAGCGGTCCGGCGGCGCGATTGCCATGGCTGACGCACTGATCAAGGTCCTGGGGACGCGGTTTCCCACCCTGACCATGAGCATCATCGGCTACATCGTGTCCATCCCCGTGTTCTGCGATTCCGGGTACATCATCCTCAACTCGCTTAAGAAAGCCATGGCTGAACGGGCCAAGGTGTCCCTGGTCGCCATGTCGATAGCGTTGATGACCGGCCTGTATGCCACTCACACAATGGTTCCGCCCACTCCGGGCCCGCTGGCCGCCGCGTCCAACCTGAATGTGGTGGACAGCCTGGGCCTGCTGATTGCCCTCGGCCTCGTGGTGGCCGCAATTTCGGCGGGGGCCGCCCTGCTCTTCGCCAACCGGTTCCTGAACAAGGACGTTGAACTGCTGCCCGTTCCCGCCGAAGAGGCGGACGTGAGCTACGAGGATCTGCGGACCCAGTACGGAAAGCTGCCGAGCGCCTTCATGGCCTTCCTGCCGATCCTGCTGCCCATTGCGCTCATCTGCCTGTCCTCGATAGCCAAGCTGCCCGGCGCGCCCATGGGTAGCGGCGGCCTGGCCGCAACCGTGAATTTTGTCGGCACCCCCGTGGTGGCTCTGGCGCTCGGCCTGGGGGCGGCGGTGTTCCTGCTGCGCGGCAAGGGCAAGCTCGAGTCCTTCAATACCCAGATCACGGATTCCATCGTGCTGGCAGCCCCCATCCTGCTGATCACCAGTGCCGGGGCAGCCTTCGGCGGGGTGCTGGGGAAGAGTTCAATCACCACTTTCCTGTCCGACAACCTTGCAACACTGGGTCTTGGCATTGCGGTGCCGTTCGTGATCTCCGCGGCGCTGAAGACCGCGCAGGGGTCCTCCACGGTTGCCATGGTGACGACGTCGGCCATGCTCCTGCCGCTGCTGGAGCCGCTGGGACTGGCCGGTGGTGCAGGTCCCGTCCTCGCGGTGCTCGCCGTCGGTGCCGGTGCCATGGTGGTGTCACACGCCAACGACTCGTACTTCTGGGTGGTCTCCCAGTTCAGCCGCATTCCGACGGCCACCGCGTACCGCACGCTGACACCGGCCACCGCCGTACAGGGCGTTGCCGGCTTTGCAGCGGTATGGGTCCTGAGCCTGCTTCTGCTCTAAGGCTGCCGGTGCCCGGCGGAATAAATAGCCGGCGGGGGTACCCGCCCGGCGGACGCAGGTCCATACTTCTGCGGTAGCTGGTGTCCAGGCACCTTCATTCCCGGCGGCACCGCTGCCGGTACGGATGGGAGCAGATATGTCCACAGCCGCCGGCCGCGGAGGTTCCGTTCTCCGCCGCAAGCCCATCGAGGAGATTGACGAGGAAAAAACCGGGAACAGGCTGTTCAAGAGCCTTGGGCTCTGGCAGCTGACCGCCATCGGGGTAGGCGGCATCATCGGCATCGGCATCTTCACCCTCGCCGGCCTGGTCGCCAACGGCGGCGCCGATGCCTCCCCCGTAGGCCCGGCAGTGCTGATTTCCTTCCTGGTCGCGGGCCTTGCCAGCGCCGCGGCCGCCCTGTCCTACGCCGAGTTCGCCGGGATGGTGCCGCGCGCCGGGTCCGCCTACACCTACGGGTATGTGGCGCTGGGGGAGCTGGTGGGCTGGTTCATCGGCTGGGACCTGCTGCTGGAATACACCGCGATCGTGGCGGTGGTGGCCATCGGCATTTCCGGTTACTTCACCGAGTTCCTGGCCGGATTCGGCATCGACATGCCGGTCTGGATGCAGGGCACCGGAGACACGGTGGAGGGCGGACTGATCAACCTGCCCGCCGCCGTCGTCTGCCTGTTCATCACCTGGATCCTCAGCCGCGGCACCAAGACCTTCGGACGCTTTGAACTGGTGGCGGTGGGCCTGAAAGTACTGCTGATTCTGTTCATCGTGGGGCTGGGGTTCTTCTACGTGAACACGGACAACTACACCCCGTTCCTACCCAGCGGTTTCGGCGCCGTCTTCACCGGTGCCGCCACCGTGTTCTTCGCGGTATTCGGCTACGACGCCATGAGCACGGCCGCCGAGGAAGCCACGGACGGCAAGAAACACATGCCCAAAGCCATCCTGCTCTCCCTGGCCGTGGCGATGGTCCTGTACATCCTCGCCACGCTGGTGCTCACGGGGATGCAGAATTACCGGGACATCAGCCCCACGGCCGGTTTCGCCTCGGCGTTCCAGTCAGTCGGGCTGCCCGTCATTGCCACGGTCATTTCCGCGTTCGCCGTGCTGTCCATCCTCACCGTCATGCTTACCTTCCTCTTGGGCGTCACCCGGGTGTGGTTCTCCATGAGCCGGGACGGACTGCTGCCGGGCTGGTTCTCCGGGACCGATAAGCGCGGAACCCCGCAGCGGGTGACGTGGATTGCCGGCGGCGCTTCAGCCCTGCTGGCCGGTTTCTTCCCCATCCGTGCCGTGGCCGACCTGACCAACATCGGCATCCTCGCTGCCTTCGTGGTGGTCTGCGT
This window of the Arthrobacter sp. zg-Y919 genome carries:
- a CDS encoding nucleoside/nucleotide kinase family protein yields the protein MNGSIQLPEGLAERLTGLARTSAGTVVVGVAGAPGAGKTTLAEALVRELNGGVPDVEQHRFAHVPMDGFHLSDRELTRLGLLNRKGAPETFDAYGYAALLERLRSPRTAVVYAPGFERTLEQPLAGDIPVFPAAKVILTEGNYLLLDRPEWQEVRSRCTEVWYCEPDEELRVRRLVERHVRFGKSPEEAAAWVRDVDEGNARLVQETKARADVVVRPAWH
- a CDS encoding SMP-30/gluconolactonase/LRE family protein, which encodes MDARQTLLEDGASLEQVGTGAVWAEGPIWVPERNAVRYSDVRSNRILEYSETTGELSVYGEDIEFTNGRALDPDGSVVQCSHGRRAIERDRNGTVETLVDRFGTVRFNSPNDVVVKSDGTIWFSDPSYGIDNPAEGHPGELEYGDRYVFRFDPASGELTAVITDIMAPNGLAFSPDESVLYVSDTAEDAVSPYGPAQSAGNPIRAYDVVGGRQAKNGRVFVRVAPGVPDGFRVDTDGNIWSSGGDGVRVFSPSGELLEHIPVPETVSNVCFGGQDGRTLYMTATSSLYRIRTTASDAAAALRANR
- a CDS encoding sugar diacid recognition domain-containing protein, producing the protein MSAPLGSALAQRVVDRISPTLHHNVNVMDAAGLIIASRDASRIGTLHAGAREAAATGKPVVIRPSAERDGMRAGVNCPIELDGAVVGVVGLTGAPDVVMPLADVVVLTIRLLLERDREMDSTALREARDRELLARLVNGGSPSASLEQELAAGSPALPGPWRLAAVLDRTAAGPPAHRLPVRSGPVGDLVSRSGRYRSASFQGALWILLPAHDAGALSTAASDSGSVLLLGDACTGTESLQSAARSLGLLVARPEILPTASAVLHLRELSAELAVACMPRETAGHLASRIADLTDTQRTTLSAFLDAGGSFSEVSRVLYAHRNTVIQRLDRIAEVTQLNPRNAHQALTLRLGLVAARL
- a CDS encoding glycerate kinase, with translation MPNSRPPVIVVAPDSFKGSVSAAGAAAAMARGARLVFGAAAEIVELPMADGGEGTLDALLATWHRPPLSTATTDALGRPKAARYGSSADGRVGIIEAAEGNGLPGVSDVPLQPLRADSHGVGTIAKRLLDDGAEEILLCIGGSASTDGGTGLLTALGARFLDAAGNPAAPGGGGLTSICSVDKSGLHPRAATVQWRIAVDVDNPLCGERGAAAVFGPQKGAGPADIELLDAGLANLARVLADLAAETRPPTEGKSSRQGPPYLSTPGFGAAGGLPLALVALLGAETVPGAQLVADAVGLDAALARADVVLTGEGCLDTQSLGGKVVDAVRRLAPASAPVLVVAGTVQLSAAQCREAGITAAVSIARGASTLPELTAAADTLIEDAAAHMCSVLAFDSAAPRSLGLHEKS
- a CDS encoding GntP family permease, coding for MIDLLILLLLVIGIVAVTAKLKISPFLALLAAAFIGALAFRLPVEEIIPTITTAFGNTMGNIGLVILFGTMIGVILERSGGAIAMADALIKVLGTRFPTLTMSIIGYIVSIPVFCDSGYIILNSLKKAMAERAKVSLVAMSIALMTGLYATHTMVPPTPGPLAAASNLNVVDSLGLLIALGLVVAAISAGAALLFANRFLNKDVELLPVPAEEADVSYEDLRTQYGKLPSAFMAFLPILLPIALICLSSIAKLPGAPMGSGGLAATVNFVGTPVVALALGLGAAVFLLRGKGKLESFNTQITDSIVLAAPILLITSAGAAFGGVLGKSSITTFLSDNLATLGLGIAVPFVISAALKTAQGSSTVAMVTTSAMLLPLLEPLGLAGGAGPVLAVLAVGAGAMVVSHANDSYFWVVSQFSRIPTATAYRTLTPATAVQGVAGFAAVWVLSLLLL
- a CDS encoding amino acid permease encodes the protein MSTAAGRGGSVLRRKPIEEIDEEKTGNRLFKSLGLWQLTAIGVGGIIGIGIFTLAGLVANGGADASPVGPAVLISFLVAGLASAAAALSYAEFAGMVPRAGSAYTYGYVALGELVGWFIGWDLLLEYTAIVAVVAIGISGYFTEFLAGFGIDMPVWMQGTGDTVEGGLINLPAAVVCLFITWILSRGTKTFGRFELVAVGLKVLLILFIVGLGFFYVNTDNYTPFLPSGFGAVFTGAATVFFAVFGYDAMSTAAEEATDGKKHMPKAILLSLAVAMVLYILATLVLTGMQNYRDISPTAGFASAFQSVGLPVIATVISAFAVLSILTVMLTFLLGVTRVWFSMSRDGLLPGWFSGTDKRGTPQRVTWIAGGASALLAGFFPIRAVADLTNIGILAAFVVVCVAVIVLRYRQPDAPREFRLPLMPWVPAFGVLASGFLMLQLHWETWLRFGIWLVIGVLVYALYGYRHSLLNPNSPRHGRISPAPQPEG